GGTTACCATTAGTACATTAATTTCTACACATTTGCTGGCTAGTTTGCTGCATGCGACACTGGTGATACCAAGTTAGCGACAAGCAGCTAGAAACATTAGCAAAACAACCAAATGATGCTGAATGATGCTTCAGCCAACAGTGTAAATGATCCTTAATCATACTCTAGGAATGGCAACAACAATTACTAAGTACTTCTCTTGCCAAAATAGTTTTGTGACGGTGCATCTGCAAACACTTGGGCCCAACGCAAACCCAACAGCCACGCCGAGGCGTGCTGCCCTCTTACGGCCACCACTCACTGCTGAAGCTTCAGAAACAGGCTCTCCAACTTCTGATCGCTCTTGCTGTCTATGGCTTGGATGGCTGGCGACGGCTTCGTCGTCAGCTTCTGTTTCCGGAGCGGGTTCCTGCAAGTGTGAACAgtacatattatctttgaaagatttgtgcaatgggagtgcatgacttgatgtaagcttttggacatacgccattgcttagcacatgtatgtctgtagaagaaaactagaaaaaaacacaaatgacaaaaaacacaaattaagcaaaaaattgctgttatcaggatttaacgccacacaatactccacaacaaacaaagaaaaacaaagaaaaatggactaacagaacgaaaaaaaccctacaaatgatgacagcacaaaaataccgaacccaaaaaattcaacacaacagttgagacaagacaaaaacacagcaaaacgaaaagacgaaacaaacacaatagttttccaaaaacaaaaaaaaaacaaaagagaaatgaaaaaaccccataaatgatgacagcacaaatattacacccaaaaaaattcagcacaacagtcaaaacgagacaaaaaaacgaCCTAATGAAAAGACGAAAAAACACAACACTTTTCTAAAACAAAACaagcgacgttttgggaactgctatctgctcccgtcctcaggcagagacgcacatggtacagtacggaaacacaggtgcttGATTTGtggtttttgtcatttttttttgtagttttcttctacagacatacatgtgctaagcaatggcgtatgtccaaaagcttacatcaagttaaacaGTACATGTAATCAACACTGTTCAGTTCAAACTGCAGTCTTGAACTAAAATGAGTACAATATTAGCTTTAATGCTTTAATTTCTATTATAATATTTCCAAGAAATCCCTTCATTATTATTTTTGGGCCAACCTATGTACCTACTCCAATGCTTAGCGTACTCCTGATAGTTTAATGAGAGAACAAATGAGGGTTTAACTTCTCATTTAGGTACATCAATGCCGTTAGCAGTGAATGAGAAGTAAAACAGTGAGTGAGTTAACAGCAGTACTGGTCTCCAAGTGTGGGGGAAAATGGCAGTACCCAGAGAAAACCTACCAACCACGGCAAAGTGTGCCATGTTCTCACGTGCGAAAAAACTCATTTTTCACTCCAAGGATCCAACTTGAATTAGCTTATGGGAGGCGAGTTATATGACCACTTAACAATGGCAACCTACTTTAAAGACAGTCACTGAAAAAAATAGAAACGGATTATCTCTAAATAATAGTATGAAAAAAGTCGGTATATACACCGGTCTATTCGCTTACTTCTTCTCAACTATACAATTGATTTTTATGCGGTTTTCACATCATTTAGTAAATTTCTTCCGGATGGTTTATGTGTACCTATAAAATaaccatattaaatttaaagatagtagAGAAATCTGTATGTATTGTAATTCAGACGTAAAATGTTTACGCCGACTTATAAATTAATGATGCATCAAATCATCAAATGTCCCAATTTGGGTCAATTTTGTACTGTTtgggagaataaaaaaattatgtaaaactaTAGGCAGAAAGGTAAATATGTTATGATGAAATTGATGTACCTATTATCTTTCTCCATCATCCATCTATTTTTAGTTCTGTATCTCTATATTGTCTCTTTCCGAGCAATCCGACTAACTGCAGGTCACATGATGGACGGATGCTACGGATCATTTAGAGTCCAGCTGCACCCTTGCCCCATCCACACAAACCTTTCTGCTTTAGCAAGCAGCCTCATGCACTTGCGTCTCAGCCTTTTGGTCTCTCTTCCGTAGTACACCTAACACACTTTCCTCCCTCCCTTTCCAATATTCTCCTTGGCCCTAATATCTCCACATTTTCGCCCAATGTGTACCATAGGGCTCTATCCATATCTCACCTATTCCCACTAACCGTGGCCACTTACATAGCAATTTTCCTTTTTATTGCTTGTGTCTGGCCCGTCCAAGAATTTTTGAGTTCATTACTGATTGTAACCAATTTGACTACATAATGAAAGGTAATAAATACTAGATTTTATGACCAATATGATTTTACTGTTGAAAACCTCACAAAAATTCTCTTTATCTTTAAGGCTATGTCCACTTACATAGCCACACTTTAAAAAGTACGTAAATGCAACTCACCAAGTCATCTTTAAAAGTTCTGCAACGTCCAGATGACAATACAGGCAAATTTTGGGTATACAACACTCTCATCCCACACCCACATGTAGAGTAAACAAAAGGATCATCTTTAAAGACGCACtggaacaaataaataatacatccGTCCTGTAAATTTTGCCCTTTTAACTTTCAACACTGCATGTTTACGTTTCTGAAAGCAATTCTATTAAGAAActtatttttgcatttttgcGTTGGTACGTACGCAACGGTTGGTAGTACCATAAAACAATCTCCAGcgatattttcattttgtttttggcATTTTTATTCTATGCTTCAATTGTTCGTCCGTGTGTAGTTTGTTATTTACAATAATTCTGTTCCTGGCTTAATTTTTGATGTAAGTATATTTTATTAGGCTATATacctataaattataattttagttaacaggttttaaatattttaatgcattaatggatacttttttttttttgcagataatGCGCTTAACCTAGAAACTCGTCGGCTAAAGGGCTTTGTTGAATACGTTTTCGTAAGTTTTAAAATAGTATTGTAAGATTAAAATTTCtaccgattttttgaaatgtGGAAACAGTTCGCTACATCAGTTCGTAATTTTCTACCGAATCAGTTAGCCGCTGTTTTTAATGTCGACGGAAGCTTAAAAGTAAACCAACAGTGCAGGACCACGTTCATTCTGAAAAGGAGGAATCCCGTCCCTCTGAGTAAGATAGGGCAGCGTCCAAAGCGCCTGAAGAACCGCCACTTCATCTACGACCTGGTGCAGGACACCAGCGTGGCCAAGCAGGAGACGGTGGACCTGATCCTGACGGACTACGTGAGCGGCCTGGGGGACGTCGGCGACAGGGTGGCGGTGAAGAGCTTCGCCGCGTACAACAAGCTGCTGCTGCCGGGCCTCGCCGTGTACGCGACGCCCGAGAACGAGGAGAAGTACGCCCGCCTCAAGGGCTCCGCGGCGGCCAAGCCCAAGTTCAGCTCCCCGCACGCGCAGCGGACGGTGAACTACCTGTCGACCATGGTGCTGTCGGTGGTGATGAACAAGGAGGTGCCGTGGACGGTGGAGCCGTGGCACGTGCGGATGTCATTCCGCAAGGCCAACGTCCACGTGCCGGAGAGCGCCATAGAGATGCCGCAGGAGGCCATAACGGGGCCGGACCTCGGCCTGGAGCGCAAGCAGTTCCTCGTGACGGTGACCATCAACGGGGTGGAGCGGGTGGCGGTCAAGTGTCGCATCCACCACTGGAGCACCAAGGTGGTGGACCGCCTGCCGTACCTGCAGGACCACTGGCTGCTGCCCGCCGAGCCCTTGTTCCCGGAGGCTGCCGCGGGGGGCGACCCCAAGCCGACGGCACCCGGTCTTCAGTAGACCCGCGGTCCGCTTGCTCGTGTTACTAGACACCTTACTTTTCCCACGTCAAGGCTGAATGCTCTGTTGAGCCACACAAACAAGTGAggaatgtagtttttttttttcagaatgtacATGATAACAAGcagtggcgcaacaacaggggggggggggcaagggtattttgccccccctctgaaaccttgaagtgggggcaaacgggggcaaagaaagttctgtgtaatcatcaatttttagataataaaactgcttaaatagcacaattttccaccttgaaatacaaatttttccgggggtggaccccccggagcccccacttcaataggggggatcgatgattctttataaaaaggtatattgcttccccctttggaaatttagttgttgcacccctgataACAAGTATGCATCAAAATCGTGTGCATGATCAGAGTATTTGTAATAGGTATGTAAACCTAACCGAACCAGTTATAaaatactggtaaactacttgaaatatcaaACGTCTTCTAAGAGAATGATTTGGAAACTTGTCAGGATGTGGAAACAAAAatcatttcagaatttttattctTCTCGTTTGCAAAAAAACCCTcgaatcttctttttttttttttgtaccctTATTTTAACCAATTTGACTATTAACTGAAAGGAGGTAATAAATGCTAGGGTTTTATGACAAATATCAGTTTAATTTTTAGACTCTTTTTACCCTCAGTAGTTGAAATCTTGTTCATGATAGAGTTGTTCTACTTGCGTTGGCACTGATATGGATATTTTGAATTTCTGAATGCCATTTCAGCTTGATCACAGGAGCAAGTGGCGGAAACAAGCATACACTTCTGCAGCCATGCCCTGGCACATTGGTACTGCAGTTGCGGCAGTAAGCCCTTGGCTCATTAGGTTGGTGGCACAGGCAagccattttttattaaatgtgaaTTGACTGTACTGTAGAGATGGATAGAAAGTAGTGAGAATATTTGTTTCCATTCTGAATGTGTTCCCAATGTGTCCTGAAGTAAAATTGAGTCTGGCAATGAGAATATTCTATGTACTATTCCTCTGTATGCAAATATGAGTTATTTACATTATAAGTACGTATTAAAATAGATGGTACTGgcttataaaaattttacattgaaaTTCAGGATTATTTATTTTCCTTACATTGAGATGCAAAAATTATGTTGTCATATCTAGCCTGTCTGTAACCATCCAAACCTGTGGtaaatactaataaataatttgtgtttggCCATTTAAAAGCACTAGTTGCAAACTGACTGTACTTATCAATAATTTATCTGTCTGTTATTAGCAGTTTACCTTTTAAACTATAACCAGAAACTGAAAATATCATGATTATTCTTGGAGACAATTCTTACTATGTATTATTAACTTGTGTTAACTAATAAATACAGTAATGATTAAATTTGCTATCTTATGCCttccccagtttttttttttctcaaagcaAAAGGATGGGTGAGATTgtacatacattaaaatataccGTGGTTCCCAAGGGGAATCACATGATTGAGCTGTCTTGCAGAGTGGTGCTAGTTGCAGTTTGTCACTACCTCTACACTAATCATATCTGACAATTTAAAATGGCCGGAACGCCTCACAACGGAGTCGGCAATCTATATCGAGAGCAGGTGCAATTTACTGGCTTCTTAAAGCAGTTGATTTGACCTTATTTCCACGCAAGCTCAACAGTGTGTGCATTGTCACTCGCAAATCATATCTCcagctcaaaatttttttttttgtgtgtgttcatgAATATATCTGTACAAATAGCACCAGAAACACCATTActcattttaaatacataaagtTTCCTGAGAGGTACAAATTAGCCAGTGTGCTCACAATACACGTACACACAATAGTGTCAACTGTATCACTTGCACGTACTCTTGGTCAAGATGGTTAATGGGAATGTTCGGGAAAGGTAAAgtgctgtgggggggggggggggggggggcagggcagggcagggcagggcagggcagggcagggcagggcagatAGGCCctccatagagaccggaaaaattcgcgggattcTTTTCGTGATAGattagaatccaaaaacgtttgcctctttactgcatcagtgattgggccacagtttatctgaatgacacttggccaatgaaaaacctttaacaaaagaagtatcgaatcacgagcgtcccagttaacaggttacacgagtcagtagccaatgagcagatgtaattttcccgcgtgcatagaggtcattaaaatcgcgaatttttccggtctctagccatccATAATGGCCCGAGATCTGGCATAGGGAACACCAAGGAGGAAAAAGGGGAAAAGTTAGGAAACAGGCTGCATAAAGGGAGGAGATGCGAAGGATATAGAGCACTAAAAGAAGGAAACACTAATTTCTGGAGGAAGGCAGGAGAGACGGCAAGAAGGGTAGAACTCGGGAGGAAGCTTCAAGATTTGGGGGTAGTGGGATGCAACGTCATGGGatgagacacacacacactttacaCCGTACCTACTTGACAGGCTAGAGCTGTTTGCTCAGCAAGAAATTTGAGACACAAAATATGCTCTTGTACTGCATGTGCCCCAAAGGAGCTTCGCATTTAACTGAAGAGTACACAAAGATAGAGGTCAATcttgcaaatatttaaaaaaaaagtcgggaaaattttattggatcaaatttttttgcaactttataaaataaactaagaGACAGCCTCCACCATCCCTACAGCTGACTAATACAAACAGAATCTTGCATACACCATTTTACAGCATTTACAATGATTATGCACTGAAACTATGCTTTCTATACGTGAGGGCAGACTTCAGCATGACATTTTCCTCACACGCTGAAATTCCAGCGACTtatccaggatttcaagtaaattccccgACTTCCTGGATTTCCCAAAATGTGTACACTGTGTGCAGAAGCAAATGTTAGTGTCCAACATTGCTTTCAAATCAACTAGTTTACTTGACCAATTAGTAGAGAGGATGTTCACCAAAGAAAATGGCGggaaacgatatatatatattttttccatgcgAAAATAACCACAGCAACAGCACAGCAATCAGATTGGTCCCAATTTTGTTGGATAGAATCATTTCTATAGCACTAGTGGAAAGGTCAGGGCGAATAAAGCTGAAACTCACTGGCAAAAacaccctcttttatcgcataatcgtcgcacctatatttttggccgtcaaaattgggataaaaaaaacttctcgcttaaacgtcaaatgatgtttttggacccgctattagatgccgagcgctatgtgtaggtatcttttccgtataaaacgatgtattttaaagtagaaatcttaatatttattctgaaattaccacttatttaattaatggaaaatacgaagttgtctgacgtgtaaattttctttaaaagacgtttttaaacattatttttatctgatcgtctgcgtcgccccGGTGTACCGCCTATGAacatgtagccagtgctagttggcatcattcatgtttggttatgtggCTTCCCGCacagagcgcgcacacgtagtggaatatcgatatctcgccgattgcatgcagcgcgcgctctctgtcgagtgcagagttaactacatttaatggcccgcattctttcgtggtaaatgtgtactacggcaatagttacgcgttagttcactttgcagattcaagtggcctgcgttcgcgttacagtttgggttttctatttttttaagttgaagaaaggttttggtttaatgaattattaatataaattgtttggcgtgctcttgtatactccacccttttttttatgtttttttttttttaaataaacgtactttccgtgaacgggttttgttttcataaacaactttacctaacaaaattttttttttcctgcataatcatcgcacccctacttgtcaaacttgattttagaataaaatgtgcgacgattatgcgagaaaacacggtattcaATGGCATTACACACTGTATGAACTTTGCAAAGGTAAATtcacatgtttaaaatttcaattacttAGTACTGACTTTGTCATTGTGTATTTTAGACAAGGCAAAGGTTAAATAAAACTACAATCTTAAGtatgtgacttttttttattttctaggcTTTTTTTAAACCACCACCAATATGCTACAATAGTCGCAGATCACATGGTCAGTAACATAAAAAGAATTCCTGCTTTTTATGCACCACACAGATATTGTTGGTAACAAGATGAAGACTGGTAGCTGTTGCTTCAATCACTACAATCACAGTTTCACAAAAGCAGAAGCCAATGATGTTACCAGGCAAATATATTGTCAGCATTGTTCCGAGGGCTACCAGGACAAGTGTGTAGGGTCCCAAcgaatgaccttgaacttttaacTTCATGACTTCTGGGTGAACTATAAAATCCCTTAAGTTATTtcctcattttcattctatttAACAACATTAATATCAAATAATacatgtaaaactaaaatatatatttaaaaaaacaacactttgttGAGACTGTTACTTCAAACAGTGCATCAAGATAGCCAACATGAGAATATAACTGAAATAACAACACaagaaaattaactaaaaaaattggtatttGAAATGTTTGCCTAAGGTGAAGGTCACTCAACGACGCTACACACTGCCACGAACCCCCAAATGTTCCTAACACTAATGTCACTACATCAAAGGCAAAGAACCAGCagtggtacaaaaaaaaatttaacatatcagaggatataaataacattaatacaaCCATTTATACATTCTATTACCTCTGTTTAGAAAAATTTGAATGGCTCAATATAGAAGAAACAATTATACTGCACAACTTAGGTAAAAACAAACTTATGTCTCGGGAGTTATAAAAACTAACGAATCTAAGATCATGTAGTAAGAATGATGAGTGGCTTCTTTGTTCATACTTTCCAGTTTAGCATATTCAGCACCCTTCAAGACTCGCAGTATTTCGTGGACTTTACAACATATTACAAGTTgccatcttgtaaaaaaaaaaaacatttgatgtGTGGCATATTTAATCAGTCATCACCAACATTTATAAGAACACTCAAACAAAGCACAGTATCTACAGCAGTAACACACTGCACGTAATTGGCAGACCAATATGGTGTGTGACATTTTAGCGTTCTCCCACTATTCACTTGCATCCCTTCAGCTCACAAGCGATTCGTTACCTGGCTTAATATTTGCTAACTATTCTGAACACTTTAGGCAATGtgtgaaaacaattatttctaaACTGTACGTACGTAAATTACAAAAGAGTTAAATGATTACAACaggtcaggaaaaaaaattctctctttGGGATCTAATATTAGATACCAACATTAAAGTGAAAATCATTTAGTCAGATACTTTATAATAAAGTTTCACTGCACTATATCTGAATGATCCATAtatcgaaataatttttttgtgtgatgtgaaatgaataaaaaaaactgccaaaaattctgtattttaatgacaataaatataaaGCGATGGGTACACCATAGGCTTCGTAATCTGATTAAATTTGGATAATCCCTGACTTAACATGAGTTAGATGCCTATAGTATTTTTGCATTCCTACAGCAGAGTGTGAAAAATTTCAGTAAAGTATAATCTGTCATAACACTCATAAGCTATGCCAAAGTttggttttataattattgtacctggaaaaataaaatatccgtTCATGCCCCATTTACACCTAATGCCTCTATCTAGCTGATTATTTTCTGTACTGAGACAAACACAAATACAATAGATGCAGTTGTGATAACAGGAGGACGAAAAGTATTATTAGGAATAGCGGTGACTTCTGGAGGCTGTAAAATGACCCCAAACTTTTTTTATCATCATAATTATATGTTATGGTTTTGACGTATTGAATGTGCTCCTTGAATTTCATATTTCCTTCCCccctaaaaaataaattccaggtattcaaataaaattatgtacaaattCGTACTTTTCCTAGGCTGAAAAATCTCTATATAAATGCTGGCTGGTTCACTAGTTTTTCCAGGCCACAAGACACCCTGGCATATATCGAGAAGCTAGCTTGCGAAAGTGTGCGTGTGTACACCGTCTCAGGATTGCCAGACAATTAATTTCAACCTACAAATGACACGCCATAACGTAAGTTGTGTTTAATGTGATGTATTGGGTCAGAGTGATGTTCACAGTCGAAGTAAATAGACGAGAATCACTGCCGTTAAGAATGCGAAAAACCGGAGTGTTAATACAGGTAGCTTCCAACTCTCCCGAGAATAACAACCCTCTCCAAGCAATAACCTTTATGGGGGAACCTTGAGAAAAGCAAACAGAAAAACCACATTTCTGCATTTATTTGGGCACCTTGCATTGCGATTCTCCCGTGAGCACTAGGGTTCTGAACCAGGAAATCCCGGAAATTACGGGTACTTTTGCTATAGTAAAAGAACAAGGAATTTTAAATCAATTCCAGATTCTTTTGGTACTTTGAGGAATCGACATCGACagcataaaattttgtttttattctgtGCCAAGGTTACTCTCACTCGCAACTCTCCTCTGACAAGGCGATGGAAGCGGGCGGGGTGAAGGGAGTGAGTCTGCCGCGCCTCAGTCGCTGATTGGTGTTTGGActactgtgtgtgtgtctgtggtTGTCGCACAATACTCTAAGTAACGATAATTATTCCTTCAAGTTTgttacaaaaaatatgttttttaagttaataattctgtgatttttcttGCGTTAAAATGTTTAGTTTGTTTCATTTTTCCCTCTCCAAAGTTAAAGATTGCGAATAAGAGTGATTAGTTCAGGTTAGTAGATACtttctggaataaaaaaaatggaacacaaatgtttatttttttcacttttggcAACTAAAATCTGTTTAATCGTTCAAAACTAACAATTActacttcaatcaccgactgcCGAATACCCTAGTGAGCACTATCCCACACGCCAGGAGTACCAACTGCTAGTCGTCAGCctgtaccactttttttttttacttcgtaaACTATCCCTGAGGAACAATAACTTTACTATctgtgggaaaaaaatattgatcaaTTTCATCAGTGAATACGTTTATGCAGCGTCTTTGTAGTTTACAAACACGCTTATAGGTAAACCTGCACAGTTTTGCAACTCTTAACACGTTTACTTCAAACATGTGCGAGTTACCGGCTGAAAAGTCTATTACTGCTCGAGTACCATCTAAATTTTTGCATCGCCGTACTTGGAGCGGCGCAATATGGCTGGACACTCACCGAGCATGAGAGAATGTGACGCGAAACAGCAGCCCTACCTTCGGAGGGACATGGCCGTTAATTGAAAAGGCTCTTGGGTCACACAGATTTTCTTGTCCATATATCTGtattaaaaactaataatttaagTTACCttcttttaacaatttttttgatttataatttttatcacggAATTCACACTAACACATGTTGATCGGTAAAGACTCAACCCTATCAAATGTGTAACATCATAAAAACAATATTACTTGTTACAAGTTAGAGTAAAACTTAAAACaatttgcatgaaaaaaaaaattgcatctctCAAAAGCTAAACTATGTGTACAGTATTTCATAATTCAATTTGGTTTCTTTCCCCGTGTTCAAGCCTAAATATTCCAAAAGCAGAGAACTGCACCCATCATGGTAAATACAGAACTCTCAGCTGTGTGCATGACAAACACTTCAAACGACCACAGTGATGTAGAACTTTGGTTGTGAATCTTCTACAGAAAAATCCAATCCTGCTAAGTAATCACTCAAAAGACCTTACATTAACCATCAGATACTTTCCAAagagtgacaaaaaaaatataaatatgttctCTGTTGCTTTGGCCACCTAAACTTGAATACTGCGAACCTTTCATAAGCAGCAACATTTCCATACAAACAAGCCAcatatattacacataaaaaaattggcttccacaaaataaaaaaaaagagaaaaataccAACAATGATCCAATCTGAATGTTAATCCAGACTTCACTGCTGAAAGCATGACATttacacatttacaaaaaaaaaaaatgctccacAGAAACACCCTTCAAATAACccctaaataatttttggtacttCACCCATCCCTCACATATTTCAACATAcaagtgtaaataaaaatttctcacTCAAAAAGTCTCGACACAACCAAAGTTGCAATAATAACCTAATACTATATTCTTCTATGAAATCTAatgaatcaaaaaataaaataaattcttttttaaaGAACGCACTCATGTATAAACACACAGTACTCTAAAAACGACATTCCTAGCAGCTGtacaaaatataattacaaaagaAGAAGCGCACTTCACGCGCGCGGATGTTCTTGGCGCCACGTAGCAGCCACTACGCGATGCTCCCGCGCTATCTCAGAGCCGATCAGGCACTTCCATGCGGGCAGCACGTAACGGAATTTGttattcacttaaaaacaaaacaaaaaatacatatatacatcctTGTTCTCCTAAGAAAGGCGCAGGCGACGGTCTCGGACCAAGTAGTGGGAGCGCGGTGTTCCCGGGCCACTTTGCTTCAAGTAGAGGGAGCGAGGCGGTTCAGGGCCAGCGCCGCGAGCCACTGTGCTTCAAGTAGAGGGAGCGAGGTGGTTCAGGGCCAACGCCCGGGCTCGTGGGCTCACGAGCGCGCAGCCACCTCCTCGAGGGTAAAGGGCGTCACCTGGTGCAGGAAGCAGCGGTTGCAGACCCGCACCGGCTTCACCTGGCCGTAGCGCGGCAGCGGCACGGAGTTAGCGCTACAGCGCGCGCAGAACACCTTGAAACCACAACGAACACCTTGAAACCACAACAAACACCTGTCTTCCCAACAAACAAAGTTAACTGTTCCAGATATGCTAAAACATGGCCattaaagaggtttttttttttttgcaacgtgcCTAGTTTCTATGGAAATACACGTAAAACACAATTTTCACGTTTATACTCTAACTGGATGGAAACTTATTCTACATGGTAGAATAAGGAGAAACATACTTTGTTTACTGTGCAGACTGCACTTTCCTTGATTCAATCATTTGTGCAGCCCAACAGTCTTTTCACTTTGCAATTATGCCTTGCTCAGTGTTCCAGATATTATGACAGCCTAAATAAAAGAACTCTAAACACGCACCCTTCAAGATAAGGATGCACTTCTGATAGCTGCTCTAGGA
The Bacillus rossius redtenbacheri isolate Brsri chromosome 14, Brsri_v3, whole genome shotgun sequence DNA segment above includes these coding regions:
- the LOC134539016 gene encoding large ribosomal subunit protein bL9m codes for the protein MWKQFATSVRNFLPNQLAAVFNVDGSLKVNQQCRTTFILKRRNPVPLSKIGQRPKRLKNRHFIYDLVQDTSVAKQETVDLILTDYVSGLGDVGDRVAVKSFAAYNKLLLPGLAVYATPENEEKYARLKGSAAAKPKFSSPHAQRTVNYLSTMVLSVVMNKEVPWTVEPWHVRMSFRKANVHVPESAIEMPQEAITGPDLGLERKQFLVTVTINGVERVAVKCRIHHWSTKVVDRLPYLQDHWLLPAEPLFPEAAAGGDPKPTAPGLQ